Proteins encoded by one window of Arachis ipaensis cultivar K30076 chromosome B04, Araip1.1, whole genome shotgun sequence:
- the LOC110271409 gene encoding receptor-like protein kinase 5 — translation MFTTCIHGSDSKIHCNEKDKQILLNFKNGAIDPSGLLSTWSSQQDCCHWYGVCLSGDIPISLLQMEFLEHLDLSNHDFLAMTYNSMNSPSCHNLSLGNLPYQCENSSSLHYLDLSGNLNILIHNLEWLSSASSLKYIDLSGIDLRTETNWVQLMAMLPSLSELYLVDCHLDNMSPLHFANFTALEVLHLSVNAIHSEVPNWLFNLTCDISYIYLDNNLLRGELPKAMPNFQVLKYLVLSNNDLNGPIPDCLGKLEHLTYLDFSSNLFSGPLPINLGNLSSLVALKATSNYFTGVVSEKHFTNLSNLKFLFVESPDIIFDFDLHWIPPFQLDGVFLGPVGPKTPQWLYTQTSLKSLGFANSKFSFETGDKFWSFVSKIELLQLVGNSIDGDLSNVLLNSSFIQLSSNNLKGGLPRLSSSVRVFMVDNNSLSGSMVPLLCHDMDRRSNLEYLDMSNNKLSGGLTDCWTNWKSLLHINLGNNDLSGKIPPSMGLLENLTSLHLHENNFSGGIPLSLQNCHSLLILNITESQDTYQAA, via the exons ATGTTCACCACATGCATACACGGTTCTGATTCCAAGATCCACTGCAATGAGAAAGACAAGCAAATCCTTTTGAACTTCAAAAATGGAGCCATAGATCCATCAGGCCTCCTCTCTACATGGTCTTCTCAACAAGATTGCTGCCATTGGTATGGAGTT TGTCTCTCGGGTGACATCCCCATATCTTTGTTGCAAATGGAATTTTTAGAACACTTGGATTTGAGTAACCATGATTTCTTAGCTATGACATATAATTCCATGAATAGTCCAAGTTGTCATAACCTTTCATTAGGTAATCTTCCTTATCAGTGTGAAAACTCTTCAAGTCTTCATTACCTTGATCTATCAGGTAATTTAAACATTCTAATTCACAATTTGGAATGGCTTTCTAGTGCTTCCTCATTGAAATATATTGACCTTAGTGGTATTGATCTTCGCACGGAAACTAATTGGGTCCAGTTAATGGCTATGCTTCCATCATTGTCAGAGTTGTACTTGGTTGATTGTCATCTTGATAACATGAGTCCTCTTCATTTTGCTAATTTTACTGCACTTGAAGTTCTTCATCTTTCCGTGAATGCAATTCACTCAGAGGTGCCTAATTGGTTATTCAATCTTACTTGTGATATCTCTTATATTTACCTAGACAATAATCTTTTGAGAGGTGAATTACCTAAGGCAATGCCAAATTTTCAAGTCTTGAAATACTTGGTTTTGTCTAACAATGATTTAAATGGACCAATTCCAGATTGCTTAGGTAAACTTGAGCATCTCACATACCTTGATTTTTCTTCAAACTTATTTTCTGGACCTCTTCCTATAAATTTGGGAAACTTGTCATCTTTAGTTGCCTTAAAGGCCACGTCTAACTACTTTACAGGAGTTGTGTCTGAAAAACATTTCACAAATCTATCAAATTTAAAGTTCTTGTTTGTGGAATCACCAGACATCATCTTTGATTTTGACTTACATTGGATACCTCCTTTCCAACTTGATGGTGTATTTTTGGGTCCTGTTGGCCCTAAAACTCCTCAATGGTTGTATACACAGACATCTCTCAAGTCCCTTGGTTTTGCGAACTCAAAATTTTCATTTGAGACTGGAGACAAGTTTTGGAGTTTTGTATCCAAAATTGAACTTCTCCAATTGGTGGGCAACTCAATAGATGGGGACTTGTCAAATGTGTTGCTTAATTCTTCTTTCATACAACTATCATCAAATAATTTGAAAGGTGGTCTCCCTAGATTATCATCAAGTGTACGCGTTTTCATGGTAGACAACAACTCTCTATCAGGATCCATGGTTCCCCTTTTGTGCCATGACATGGACAGAAGAAGCAATTTGGAGTACTTGGACATGTCCAACAACAAATTATCTGGAGGGCTTACAGATTGCTGGACGAATTGGAAATCGTTGCTTCATATCAATCTAGGAAACAATGATCTGAGTGGCAAGATTCCCCCATCAATGGGATTGTTGGAAAATCTTACATCACTCCATTTGCATGAGAATAATTTCTCTGGAGGCATACCTCTCTCACTACAAAATTGCCACTCCTTGTTGATCCTGAAT ATAACAGAATCTCAGGACACATACCAAGCTGCATAA
- the LOC107638601 gene encoding ATP-dependent (S)-NAD(P)H-hydrate dehydratase isoform X4, translated as MQQDLRSVEVDAESVIRSITPALDPTRHKGQAGKIAVIGGCREYTGAPYFAAISALKIGADLSHVFCTKDAAPVIKSYSPELIVHPVLEESYSVREEDKKTISRKVLAEVDKWMERFDCLVIGPGLGRDPFLLDCVSEIMRHARQTNVPIVIDGDGLFLVTNNIDLVSGYGLAVLTPNVNEYKRLVEKVLSSEVNDVDATQQVLSLAKKIGGVTILKKGKSDLISDGDTVKSVSIYGSPRRCGGQGDILSGSVAVFLSWARQHIIAADPNSNLSCKNPAVLGCVAGSAMMRKAASLAFCHKKRSTVTGDIIECLGESLEDICPAT; from the exons ATGCAGCAAGACTTAAGATCTGTTGAGGTTGATGCTGAGAGTGTTATTAGATCAATTACTCCTGCCCTTGATCCTACTAGACATAAAGGCCAGGCAG GAAAAATAGCTGTTATTGGAGGGTGCCGTGAATACACAGGTGCTCCATATTTTGCTGCTATTTCGGCTTTAAAAATT GGTGCGGATCTGTCCCATGTTTTTTGTACAAAAGATGCTGCTCCTGTCATCAAAAGCTACAGTCCAGAGTTGATTGTGCACCCTGTATTGGAAGAATCATACAGTGTCAG GGAGGAGGACAAGAAAACCATATCTCGCAAGGTTCTTGCCGAAGTTGACAAATGGATGGAAAGATTTGATTGTCTTGTCATTGGTCCAGGCCTGGGAAGAGATCCATTCCTTCTA GATTGTGTGAGTGAAATAATGAGACATGCAAGACAGACAAATGTCCCAATTGTGATTGATGGG GATGGACTTTTCCTTGTGACAAATAATATTGACCTTGTTAGCGGTTATGGCTTAGCTGTTCTAACCCCAAATGTCAATGAATACAAGCGTCTTGTGGAGAAAGTATTGAGTTCGGAAGTGAATGATGTAGATGCTACTCAGCAAGTGCTCTCTCTTGCCAAAAA GATTGGTGGCGTTACTATTTTAAAGAAAGGAAAATCTGATTTGATAAGTGATGGTGATACAG TCAAATCGGTGAGCATATATGGTTCCCCTAGACGATGCGGCGGCCAAGGTGATATCCTTTCTGGAAG TGTTGCTGTCTTTTTGTCGTGGGCACGCCAACATATCATAGCTGCTGATCCAAATTCAAATCTCAG TTGTAAAAATCCAGCTGTTCTGGGATGCGTTGCTGGGTCTGCAATGATGAGGAAGGCTGCTTCACTTGCATTCTGCCATAAGAAAAGATCAACAGTCACTGGTGACATTATTGAGTGCCTTGGGGAAAG TTTGGAAGATATTTGCCCTGCCACTTAA
- the LOC107638602 gene encoding NEDD8-activating enzyme E1 catalytic subunit: MAETAATQPSRSRDLDKLLLRPGNLVGPRFEPSAQLRDDVQNHARVLVVGAGGLGCELLKDLALSGFHNLDVIDMDRIEVTNLNRQFLFRVEDVGKPKAEVAAKRVMERISGVNIVPHFCRIEDKDIDFYNDFMIIALGLDSVEARSYINNVACSFLEYDSDDNPLEETIKPMVDGGTEGFKGHARVILPGVTPCFECTIWLFPPQVKFPLCTLAETPRTAAHCIEYAHLIKWNEAHGGTAFDPDNPQHMKWVYDEAAKRAELFGIPGVTYSFTQGVVKNIIPAIASTNAIISAACTLETLKIATECSKTMSNYLTYNGSEGLHTKVAEFERDKDCLVCGPGVLIEVDTSVTLQKFMNLLEEHPKLQLTKASITHRGKNLYMQAPPVLEEMTRSNLSLPLFELMGKLSKDVIHVNGMTNKNNQKVSCLRKLRVTFKGVDGVTDMDTAGGA, from the exons ATGGCGGAGACTGCTGCAACGCAACCGAGCCGGTCTAGGGACCTCGACAAGCTCCTCCTTCGCCCCGGAAACCTAGTCGGCCCGAGGTTCGAACCCAGCGCCCAGCTCAGAGACGACGTCCAAAACCACGCCCGCGTCCTCGTCGTCGGCGCCGGCGGCTTGGGCTGCGAGCTCCTCAAGGACTTGGCCCTCTCCGGCTTCCATAACCTCGACGTCATCGACATGGATCGCATCGAAGTCACCAACCTCAATCGCCAGTTCTTGTTCAG GGTTGAAGATGTTGGTAAACCGAAGGCTGAGGTAGCTGCGAAGCGCGTTATGGAGAGGATCAGTGGCGTCAACATCGTCCCTCATTTTTGCAGGATCGAGGACAAGGACATCGATTTCTATAACGATTTCATGATTATTGCTCTTGGTCTTGACTCCGTTGAAGCTCGCAGCTACATCAACAACGTTGCTTGTAGTTTCCTAG AATATGATTCTGATGACAATCCACTGGAAGAAACAATCAAACCCATGGTAGATGGTGGTACTGAAGGTTTCAAGGGCCATGCTAGGGTTATCTTGCCTGGGGTTACACCTTGCTTTGAGTGTACAATTTGGCTTTTCCCACCTCAAGTGAAGTTTCCTTTGTGCACTTTGGCAGAAACCCCCAGAACTGCTGCCCATTGTATTGAATATGCACACTTGATTAAATGGAATGAG GCTCATGGTGGGACTGCTTTTGATCCTGATAACCCTCAGCATATGAAGTGGGTTTATGATGAG GCTGCTAAGAGGGCTGAGCTTTTTGGCATTCCAGGAGTTACTTATTCTTTTACCCAG GGTGTTGTGAAGAACATTATACCTGCAATAGCTTCCACGAATGCAATTATATCAGCTGCGTGCACTCTTGAAACATTGAAGATTGCAACAGAGTGCAGCAAAACTATGTCAAACTATCTAAC GTATAATGGATCTGAAGGCCTCCATACCAAAGTAGCGGAATTTGAGAGGGACAAAGACTGCCTTGTCTGTGGTCCAGGTGTACTTATTGAAGTGGACACTTCAGTCACATTACAAAAG TTTATGAATCTTCTGGAGGAGCATCCTAAAttgcaattaacaaaagcaagCATCACACACCGAGGTAAGAATCTGTACATGCAAGCTCCCCCTGTATTGGAAGAGATGACGCGATCAAACCTGAGTTTGCCTCTTTTCGAACTTATGGGTAAACTTTCCAAGGATGTTATACATGTGAATGGTATGACAAACAAGAACAACCAAAAAGTCTCCTGTCTGAGAAAATTACGAGTCACTTTCAAGGGAGTTGATGGGGTTACTGATATGGATACAGCTGGTGGAGCATAA
- the LOC107638601 gene encoding ATP-dependent (S)-NAD(P)H-hydrate dehydratase isoform X1, which yields MNFVLGTRRIPEKAKRVVVLVQNQIGEARFGAELFRDVLKLSVFLKPPPSSAFDHSGICRRQQFLIRSLGGGIDHSRNMQQDLRSVEVDAESVIRSITPALDPTRHKGQAGKIAVIGGCREYTGAPYFAAISALKIGADLSHVFCTKDAAPVIKSYSPELIVHPVLEESYSVREEDKKTISRKVLAEVDKWMERFDCLVIGPGLGRDPFLLDCVSEIMRHARQTNVPIVIDGDGLFLVTNNIDLVSGYGLAVLTPNVNEYKRLVEKVLSSEVNDVDATQQVLSLAKKIGGVTILKKGKSDLISDGDTVKSVSIYGSPRRCGGQGDILSGSVAVFLSWARQHIIAADPNSNLSCKNPAVLGCVAGSAMMRKAASLAFCHKKRSTVTGDIIECLGESLEDICPAT from the exons ATGAACTTCGTTCTGGGAACGAGAAGGATTCCTGAGAAGGCGAAGAGGGTGGTTGTTCTGGTTCAGAATCAGATTGGAGAAGCGCGTTTTGGTGCTGAGCTTTTTCGAG ATGTCTTGAAGCTTTCTGTGTTCCTCAAACCACCGCCCTCCTCCGCATTTGACCATTCAG GCATTTGCAG AAGGCAACAGTTCTTGATAAGGTCTCTGGGAGGTGGCATTGACCATTCTAGAAATATGCAGCAAGACTTAAGATCTGTTGAGGTTGATGCTGAGAGTGTTATTAGATCAATTACTCCTGCCCTTGATCCTACTAGACATAAAGGCCAGGCAG GAAAAATAGCTGTTATTGGAGGGTGCCGTGAATACACAGGTGCTCCATATTTTGCTGCTATTTCGGCTTTAAAAATT GGTGCGGATCTGTCCCATGTTTTTTGTACAAAAGATGCTGCTCCTGTCATCAAAAGCTACAGTCCAGAGTTGATTGTGCACCCTGTATTGGAAGAATCATACAGTGTCAG GGAGGAGGACAAGAAAACCATATCTCGCAAGGTTCTTGCCGAAGTTGACAAATGGATGGAAAGATTTGATTGTCTTGTCATTGGTCCAGGCCTGGGAAGAGATCCATTCCTTCTA GATTGTGTGAGTGAAATAATGAGACATGCAAGACAGACAAATGTCCCAATTGTGATTGATGGG GATGGACTTTTCCTTGTGACAAATAATATTGACCTTGTTAGCGGTTATGGCTTAGCTGTTCTAACCCCAAATGTCAATGAATACAAGCGTCTTGTGGAGAAAGTATTGAGTTCGGAAGTGAATGATGTAGATGCTACTCAGCAAGTGCTCTCTCTTGCCAAAAA GATTGGTGGCGTTACTATTTTAAAGAAAGGAAAATCTGATTTGATAAGTGATGGTGATACAG TCAAATCGGTGAGCATATATGGTTCCCCTAGACGATGCGGCGGCCAAGGTGATATCCTTTCTGGAAG TGTTGCTGTCTTTTTGTCGTGGGCACGCCAACATATCATAGCTGCTGATCCAAATTCAAATCTCAG TTGTAAAAATCCAGCTGTTCTGGGATGCGTTGCTGGGTCTGCAATGATGAGGAAGGCTGCTTCACTTGCATTCTGCCATAAGAAAAGATCAACAGTCACTGGTGACATTATTGAGTGCCTTGGGGAAAG TTTGGAAGATATTTGCCCTGCCACTTAA
- the LOC107638598 gene encoding nuclear transcription factor Y subunit C-2-like produces MDKKESDQSATRGTSTPSHTKVVAGPSVPSPLLRDHQHSHHYIHYHHLQQEEEFHQKLHNFWDNQYREIEQAADFRIHSLPLARIKKIMKADENVKMISAEAPIIFSKACEMFIMELTMRAWNNAEENKRRTLQKNDIAAAVTKTDVFDFLVDVVPRDETVDLGLYAGIRRGGANNNIVPCYYYVPPQHVMGPPPYGPPRVPMVGRHVPNQDNIDEQQNSENTTHAMCPKEQNHSSDSDE; encoded by the coding sequence ATGGATAAAAAAGAGAGTGATCAATCTGCAACAAGAGGGACAAGcactccatcacacaccaaggtAGTAGCTGGTCCTTCTGTTCCTTCACCTCTCTTAAGAGATCATCAACATTCTCACCATTACATCCACTACCACCACctacaacaagaagaagaatttcaccaAAAACTTCACAACTTTTGGGACAATCAGTACCGTGAAATCGAACAAGCGGCCGATTTCAGGATCCACAGCTTACCCTTGGCTAGAATCAAGAAGATCATGAAGGCTGATGAAAATGTGAAGATGATATCAGCAGAGGCTCCTATTATATTTTCCAAGGCTTGTGAAATGTTCATCATGGAATTGACAATGAGGGCTTGGAATAATGCTGAAGAGAACAAAAGGAGAACACTTCAGAAGAATGACATTGCTGCTGCAGTCACAAAAACTGATGTGTTTGATTTTCTTGTTGATGTTGTCCCTAGAGATGAAACCGTGGACCTTGGTTTATATGCTGGTATAAGAAGAGGTGGAGCCAATAATAATATTGTTCCTTGCTACTATTATGTGCCACCTCAGCATGTTATGGGTCCACCACCATATGGTCCTCCAAGAGTGCCTATGGTGGGAAGACATGTTCCTAATCAAGATAATATTGATGAGCAGCAAAATAGTGAAAATACTACTCATGCTATGTGTCCAAAGGAGCAAAATCATTCTTCAGATTCAGATGAATGA
- the LOC107635895 gene encoding protein trichome birefringence-like 11 yields the protein MVDEMEDGQGVKDKRRPSMSDPRSKAYKTCFPSPQETMPISEAFRRVKLMRLLLEPSVSVGLAGFFILTCCFFFYFDYTPFGFLAQSQSLALPPVSVPEHRDNSVDEFLGEKGCDFFQGKWVWDESYPLYDSKDCNFLDDGFRCSENGRRDSFYTKWRWQPKHCNLPRFNATMMLEKLRNKRLVFAGDSIGRNQWESFLCMLSSVVTNKKSIYEVNGNPITKHKGFLVFKFRDFNCTVEYYRAPFLVLQSRPPAGAARNIRTTLKVDKMDWNSLKWRDAHVLVLNTGHWWNHEKTIRGGCYFQEGVEVKMEMKVEDAYRKSMETVLNWIQDTVNLNKSQVFFRTYAPVHFRSGDWRSGGSCHLETLPELNMSLVPNDNWSQFKIGNSLLSSHKNSTELVKLKILNITEMTAQRKDGHSSIYYLGPNGGTAALHRQDCSHWCLPGVPDTWNELLYAMFMKHEGFS from the exons atggtggatgagatggaagatggacaaggtgTGAAAGACaaaagaagaccatccatgag TGACCCACGAAGCAAGGCTTACAAAACATGCTTCCCTTCTCCCCAAGAAACCATGCCGATTTCCGAAGCCTTTCGAAGAGTCAAACTTATGAGGCTGTTGTTGGAACCTTCTGTTTCTGTTGGTCTTGCTGGATTCTTTATACTCAcgtgctgcttcttcttctactttgaCTACACACCATTCGGATTCTTGGCTCAATCACAAAGCCTTGCTCTGCCTCCGGTTTCGGTTCCGGAACACAGAGATAACAGCGTTGATGAGTTTCTTGGAGAAAAGGGGTGTGATTTTTTTCAGGGTAAGTGGGTTTGGGATGAGAGTTACCCTTTGTATGACTCAAAAGATTGTAACTTCCTTGATGATGGCTTTCGTTGTTCTGAAAATGGTAGACGTGATTCCTTTTACACAAAGTGGAGGTGGCAACCCAAACATTGCAACTTGCCAAG ATTCAATGCAACAATGATGTTGGAAAAACTGAGAAACAAACGCCTAGTGTTTGCCGGGGACTCAATCGGAAGAAATCAATGGGAGTCATTCTTATGCATGCTGTCTTCTGTAGTTACTAACAAGAAATCAATCTATGAAGTAAATGGCAACCCAATCACAAAGCACAAGGGGTTCTTAGTTTTCAAATTCAGAGACTTTAACTGTACTGTAGAATACTACAGAGCTCCATTTCTTGTATTGCAAAGCCGGCCGCCGGCCGGCGCTGCTAGAAACATTAGGACAACCTTGAAGGTGGATAAAATGGATTGGAACTCTTTGAAGTGGAGAGATGCACATGTCTTGGTTCTTAACACAGGACACTGGTGGAATCATGAAAAAACCATAAGAGG GGGCTGTTATTTCCAAGAAGGTGTGGAAGTTAAGATGGAAATGAAGGTGGAAGATGCATATAGGAAGTCTATGGAGACAGTGTTGAATTGGATACAAGATACTGTAAATCTTAACAAGAGTCAAGTTTTCTTTCGTACATATGCACCCGTGCACTTCAG AAGTGGAGATTGGAGAAGCGGTGGAAGTTGTCATTTGGAAACACTGCCAGAGCTTAACATGTCATTGGTGCCTAATGATAACTGGTCACAATTTAAAATAGGCAATTCATTGCTATCATCACACAAAAACAGCACTGAACTTGTCAAGTTGAAAATATTGAATATAACAGAGATGACAGCTCAGAGAAAAGATGGGCACTCATCAATCTACTATCTTGGTCCGAATGGCGGCACGGCGGCACTCCATCGGCAAGATTGCAGCCACTGGTGTCTGCCTGGTGTACCTGATACATGGAATGAGCTGCTTTATGCAATGTTCATGAAACATGAAGGCTTCTCATAG
- the LOC107638597 gene encoding probable LRR receptor-like serine/threonine-protein kinase At1g12460 yields MVVHVRSVIAIGYIFYIDGTRYIIRENLMLLMKGKGLEYEDWNLIHIIDLSSNDLLGTMPAQMFSLTELHSLNLSHNQLVGKIPKEIGNMRELESLDLSRNQLSGEIPESMSNLSFLSYLNLSFNNLTGKIPSGTQLQGFGALSYIGNLDLCGPPLTKSCSHDGIFGGTKPLEDDDDDSQFWSSFYMGMGVGFATCFWGVCAVIFFNRKWRHAYFRFLYDLRDQLYVMVVTKMNKLFK; encoded by the coding sequence ATGGTTGTCCATGTTCGTTCAGTCATTGCAATTGGCTACATCTTTTATATTGATGGTACGCGTTACATCATACGAGAAAATCTTATGCTGCTTATGAAGGGTAAAGGATTAGAATATGAAGACTGGAATTTGATTCACATTATTGACCTTTCAAGTAATGATCTGCTTGGAACAATGCCTGCACAAATGTTTAGCCTCACTGAATTGCACTCCTTGAACTTGTCCCACAATCAGTTAGTGGGGAAGATACCAAAGGAAATTGGCAACATGAGAGAACTTGAGTCCCTTGATTTATCAAGGAATCAACTTTCAGGTGAAATTCCTGAGAGCATGTCAAACCTGTCTTTTCTTAGTTACTTGAACCTGTCATTCAACAACTTAACAGGAAAAATCCCATCAGGGACACAACTTCAAGGCTTTGGTGCACTCAGCTACATTGGAAATCTTGATCTTTGTGGACCTCCACTTACAAAAAGTTGCTCACATGATGGTATATTTGGTGGCACAAAGCCTttggaggatgatgatgatgattctcAGTTTTGGTCATCTTTCTATATGGGCATGGGGGTTGGTTTTGCTACCTGCTTTTGGGGAGTGTGTGCTGTCATCTTCTTCAATAGAAAGTGGAGACATGCTTATTTCAGATTTTTGTATGACTTAAGAGACCAGCTCTATGTCATGGTGGTCACAAAGATGAACAAACTTTTCAAATAG
- the LOC107638601 gene encoding ATP-dependent (S)-NAD(P)H-hydrate dehydratase isoform X3: MVLMKHVMSSQQLSLLSYANTCMLMASSSVYRRQQFLIRSLGGGIDHSRNMQQDLRSVEVDAESVIRSITPALDPTRHKGQAGKIAVIGGCREYTGAPYFAAISALKIGADLSHVFCTKDAAPVIKSYSPELIVHPVLEESYSVREEDKKTISRKVLAEVDKWMERFDCLVIGPGLGRDPFLLDCVSEIMRHARQTNVPIVIDGDGLFLVTNNIDLVSGYGLAVLTPNVNEYKRLVEKVLSSEVNDVDATQQVLSLAKKIGGVTILKKGKSDLISDGDTVKSVSIYGSPRRCGGQGDILSGSVAVFLSWARQHIIAADPNSNLSCKNPAVLGCVAGSAMMRKAASLAFCHKKRSTVTGDIIECLGESLEDICPAT; this comes from the exons ATGGTGTTGATGAAACATGTGATGAGTTCCCAACAGTTATCCTTGTTGAGCTATGCAAACACTTGCATGCTTATGGCTTCTTCATCTGTTTACAGAAGGCAACAGTTCTTGATAAGGTCTCTGGGAGGTGGCATTGACCATTCTAGAAATATGCAGCAAGACTTAAGATCTGTTGAGGTTGATGCTGAGAGTGTTATTAGATCAATTACTCCTGCCCTTGATCCTACTAGACATAAAGGCCAGGCAG GAAAAATAGCTGTTATTGGAGGGTGCCGTGAATACACAGGTGCTCCATATTTTGCTGCTATTTCGGCTTTAAAAATT GGTGCGGATCTGTCCCATGTTTTTTGTACAAAAGATGCTGCTCCTGTCATCAAAAGCTACAGTCCAGAGTTGATTGTGCACCCTGTATTGGAAGAATCATACAGTGTCAG GGAGGAGGACAAGAAAACCATATCTCGCAAGGTTCTTGCCGAAGTTGACAAATGGATGGAAAGATTTGATTGTCTTGTCATTGGTCCAGGCCTGGGAAGAGATCCATTCCTTCTA GATTGTGTGAGTGAAATAATGAGACATGCAAGACAGACAAATGTCCCAATTGTGATTGATGGG GATGGACTTTTCCTTGTGACAAATAATATTGACCTTGTTAGCGGTTATGGCTTAGCTGTTCTAACCCCAAATGTCAATGAATACAAGCGTCTTGTGGAGAAAGTATTGAGTTCGGAAGTGAATGATGTAGATGCTACTCAGCAAGTGCTCTCTCTTGCCAAAAA GATTGGTGGCGTTACTATTTTAAAGAAAGGAAAATCTGATTTGATAAGTGATGGTGATACAG TCAAATCGGTGAGCATATATGGTTCCCCTAGACGATGCGGCGGCCAAGGTGATATCCTTTCTGGAAG TGTTGCTGTCTTTTTGTCGTGGGCACGCCAACATATCATAGCTGCTGATCCAAATTCAAATCTCAG TTGTAAAAATCCAGCTGTTCTGGGATGCGTTGCTGGGTCTGCAATGATGAGGAAGGCTGCTTCACTTGCATTCTGCCATAAGAAAAGATCAACAGTCACTGGTGACATTATTGAGTGCCTTGGGGAAAG TTTGGAAGATATTTGCCCTGCCACTTAA
- the LOC107638601 gene encoding ATP-dependent (S)-NAD(P)H-hydrate dehydratase isoform X2: MNFVLGTRRIPEKAKRVVVLVQNQIGEARFGAELFRDVLKLSVFLKPPPSSAFDHSGICRRQQFLIRSLGGGIDHSRNMQQDLRSVEVDAESVIRSITPALDPTRHKGQAGKIAVIGGCREYTGAPYFAAISALKIGADLSHVFCTKDAAPVIKSYSPELIVHPVLEESYSVREEDKKTISRKVLAEVDKWMERFDCLVIGPGLGRDPFLLDCVSEIMRHARQTNVPIVIDGDGLFLVTNNIDLVSGYGLAVLTPNVNEYKRLVEKVLSSEVNDVDATQQVLSLAKKIGGVTILKKGKSDLISDGDTVKSVSIYGSPRRCGGQGDILSGSCKNPAVLGCVAGSAMMRKAASLAFCHKKRSTVTGDIIECLGESLEDICPAT; encoded by the exons ATGAACTTCGTTCTGGGAACGAGAAGGATTCCTGAGAAGGCGAAGAGGGTGGTTGTTCTGGTTCAGAATCAGATTGGAGAAGCGCGTTTTGGTGCTGAGCTTTTTCGAG ATGTCTTGAAGCTTTCTGTGTTCCTCAAACCACCGCCCTCCTCCGCATTTGACCATTCAG GCATTTGCAG AAGGCAACAGTTCTTGATAAGGTCTCTGGGAGGTGGCATTGACCATTCTAGAAATATGCAGCAAGACTTAAGATCTGTTGAGGTTGATGCTGAGAGTGTTATTAGATCAATTACTCCTGCCCTTGATCCTACTAGACATAAAGGCCAGGCAG GAAAAATAGCTGTTATTGGAGGGTGCCGTGAATACACAGGTGCTCCATATTTTGCTGCTATTTCGGCTTTAAAAATT GGTGCGGATCTGTCCCATGTTTTTTGTACAAAAGATGCTGCTCCTGTCATCAAAAGCTACAGTCCAGAGTTGATTGTGCACCCTGTATTGGAAGAATCATACAGTGTCAG GGAGGAGGACAAGAAAACCATATCTCGCAAGGTTCTTGCCGAAGTTGACAAATGGATGGAAAGATTTGATTGTCTTGTCATTGGTCCAGGCCTGGGAAGAGATCCATTCCTTCTA GATTGTGTGAGTGAAATAATGAGACATGCAAGACAGACAAATGTCCCAATTGTGATTGATGGG GATGGACTTTTCCTTGTGACAAATAATATTGACCTTGTTAGCGGTTATGGCTTAGCTGTTCTAACCCCAAATGTCAATGAATACAAGCGTCTTGTGGAGAAAGTATTGAGTTCGGAAGTGAATGATGTAGATGCTACTCAGCAAGTGCTCTCTCTTGCCAAAAA GATTGGTGGCGTTACTATTTTAAAGAAAGGAAAATCTGATTTGATAAGTGATGGTGATACAG TCAAATCGGTGAGCATATATGGTTCCCCTAGACGATGCGGCGGCCAAGGTGATATCCTTTCTGGAAG TTGTAAAAATCCAGCTGTTCTGGGATGCGTTGCTGGGTCTGCAATGATGAGGAAGGCTGCTTCACTTGCATTCTGCCATAAGAAAAGATCAACAGTCACTGGTGACATTATTGAGTGCCTTGGGGAAAG TTTGGAAGATATTTGCCCTGCCACTTAA